The genomic stretch atttgtgaaatgctggttgtgtatcatatggatttgaaattttgcacattgtttctagacactttgaagtttattgtggctttggtttgaggtctttatcatttgtcaattctgttttaggcttgtgttaagttgatgtAACCAAATTGTGTctcaattgagcttgtttgtgcttaccttgccttatggaatttgattaccatgcttatacttgtccaaattccttgatttttggtgtgttgataatgtaatgtgtgctgtttagccatgatttttcttggaattaattgaaccattttggaattaatatggatttgttcattctgttgcctcaatgtggttccaacttgcatgctttgccatgatttctttgtgaaatgaatttggttgatgctattgacatgagaccttttggattgtgttcttaattgattgagaTTGATTCATgtaaattttcatgttctgttttggattttttctccacctttgaccataggccttgtcctagtggtttgtgcttatgtttgagctttgtttttaggataagaagcatatggccttgaaggaattaattcacattgcttgagttggattatttggttAATGATTGACTAATGatgatttgttttgtaggtggctcttagctcatttgatttgagcTTGTGCATTGCACCTTGttgcttgtttgactatgtctgttgactgttgactattagttgtctgtttgactgttgagtcgtgtactgattgagttggattgttttcaggtacattagttgcttaagttcattttgaacttgattttgctttgcttggttgcataagcattgaggtataatctctatgacttcatgtagtctggaagacctgtcctgttacttgggcaggcacctgtctgaagtcctccttaagaggcaatgcttgtgtttgtttatctttgtgccaagcaggaaaagatctctatgaggcaattggcagataaaagagatgtgcaatccatctcctgctattcagttgagtcatccctctgctcacattacatgttgatgcattgtggatattaacacaagatctttgttgagtcagtcatatgtggagaagagttccaactttctgaactcccacactttcatttgtctgaagctctcccaggccagggataagagctgtggggtcttaccctcacttcccatttcatctgcttcaccctaactctcaatgttagggttaagagctaacatcaccctgttacagtggcttgtttgtcgaggttgacatgaccccttgactaaagcctaaccttgtgtgagcccactttgtttgtatatagtgtgtgctatttgtgattgtttgctttgtttttcctgtgctgtttaggatagcttgctccctgtgcaagttagctagaaaccttaacatagggatcgtatgcatgataacttctaggctcgagtcgtagtctccctagtagtttgtgtctccctttgcatctggttaggctagtcctttgtccctgcgtaggggaactacgttgccctgatcctcataccagatgaggtacgtaggcaggagatcgtacgagatctctccgggcaccctttttctttttgtgtgtgtttgcttgacagttactaggctcgagtgccagactccttagtaacttgtttgtgtgttatccttcttgtgtgttaggagatggatataagaccagcgattggcattccgtatcctattggtgtttgttgtgtggagtccgacgtaagtccagcgattggcagttggtttccagtgtgggtttgtttggttcggagtctgatgtaagtccagcgattggcattcggtttccatgtttgcctgtttgtgtgtttgttttgacgtctcagcgtctgtgcgtgtgtttgttttggcgtgcgtgagccgaactacggtagctctgattctcattccagatgagatacgtaggcataagatgcgatatcctagcgagcccgttcccctcttcctccacctgagttgtttccagtgtgtgtgtgcattcttttgggcagtgtttagcaacctttcttctattcttttgagcgtggatcccgtcgagtacgacggatgcgtaggggtgctaataccttcccttcgcataaccgactctcgatcccatctctctttggtcgcgagaccatgtcttttccaggtttacttcgagcgtttcctttccctctttgggatgaataacgcacggtggcggctctgtttgttttgttttagcccgccggttgtttttcgcggatgcgacattGTCAACACGTCTTCATTCAGAAAGAAGGTAGCAACCAACCTTCTaagagtcttcttatctttgtttgatGTCCCAAGTGGGTACTCTTGTCTTTGAATAAAGCATTTAATATCATGATACCATGGTTTGTCATCAATAACCTCTTCTGCAGTAAACACATAAGCAGGTCTATCAAAGGGCATAACATTTATTGTGGGCACATCATTCCACTGGTTCATAACAATCATGAAGGATAAAGTTTCCAGAGCATCTTCTATCTGAATCTCctcacgaggtatatgatgaaattCAATTTGGTTGAAGAAAGTTGACAgcctcctcgcataatctttgtaaggaatcaaACCAGGCTGacgagtttcccattctcctttaatccGATTAATCACCAAAGTTGAATCTTTGTATACATCCAGAATGTTGATTCTCAAGTCGATAGCCTCTTCAAGACCCATAATGCATGCTTCATACACTGCCACGTTGTCTGTACAAGTGAATGTCAATCTTGCGGTAAATGGAATATAAGAACCTTGAGGAGTGGAAATgactgccccaattccatttaCATAAGCattaacatctccatcaaataTCAAGCCCCAACGAGATTCTAGATCAGGCCCTTCACTTGGCGACGGTTCATCATAATTTTTCGCTTTTAAGTACATTACATCCTCATCGGGGAAGTCAAATTGAATGGACTGATAGTCGTCAATTGGatggtgagctaaatggtcagccaagatacttcCTTTTATTGCCTTCTAGGTATGGTACTCAATATCGTATtttgacaacaacatcttccaacgaGCAATTCTTCCAATTAAAGCAAGATTTTCAAtgatatacttgattggatccattttggagatcatCCAAGTAATATGATTGAGCATATATTGGCAGAGACGACGGACAACCCAAGCTAAAGCATAATAAGTCTTTTCGAGCGTAGAGTATTGAGACTcacaatctgtgaatttcttactcaaatagtaaatggcatgctcctttcttccagtttcatcttgttgaccgagcacacaacccatggaatctTCTAATAtggtcaaatacataatcaaaggtcttccttccacttGAGGAATCAGAATAGGAGGCTCTAGTAGGTACTCCTTGATACTATaaaaagctttttgacagtcttcagtccacacacaaccttgatctttgcGAAGAAGCTTAAAAATTGGCCCATAAGAagcagtcatgtgagatataagtcgggagatgtaattcaaacgtccgAGGAATCCTCTGACTTATTTCTTTGCTTTAGGTACGAGCATTTCTTGAATGGATTTAACTTTATCAGAGTCCACCTCAATACCTTGTTGACTGACGATGAAGCCTAAGAGATTTTCTGAACGGACACTGAAAGTACATTTGTTGGGATTTAGATGTAGTTTGTACTTCCTCATATGTTGAAACAAATTTAATAAATactcaacatgctcttcttcagtcttggacttagcaatcatgttgtccacatagacctcaatttccttgtgcatcatgtcatgaaagagtgttgtcatggctcgttgataggttgcaccagcattcttcaaaccaaaaggcatcactctgtagcataatgttccccaaggtgtaataaatGATGTTTTCTCCCTAACTTCGGGCGTCATTCTGATCTGATTGTAGCCAGAGAATCCATTCATGAaagagaagaccttgaatttGGCAGTGTTGTCAACCAACAtatcaatatgaggcaaaggtaaatcatcctttggactggccttattcaaatctctataatcgacatACATTCgaactttaccatctttctttggaatGGGAACTATGTTGGCCAACCATTAAGGATACTCAGAtgtaacaagaaaaccaacatcaatctgcttctaaacctcttctttgatcttgagAGCCATGTCTGGGcgtgttcttcttaatttctaTTTGAATGGTGGGCATTCTAATTTCAACGACAAAtgatgctccacaatatcagtatcaagacctgacatgtcctgataagaccaagcaaacacatttgtATATTCTCTGAGGAGATCAATCATTCTCTCCTTGACATCTTGGACAAGCGATGCCCCAATCTTGACCTTCTTTCTATCTTCTTTGGAACCCAAGTTAATCACTTCTATTGGCTCTTTATGAGGCTGAATGGCCTTTTCTTCTCGCTCAAGTAGCCGGAAGATCTCATATGGAAtctcttcatcactttcttctTCGACCTCAAGTATAGGGAAatcaaagttgggagagggcataaGGTCATTGCTTTCAATGGGTGTGACATTGATTAATCTGCACACATGATTTATGCTTATTTTTTTAggataaaataaaaaatggaatGTGCATGCAGATATTGAAAGTGATttttttgtgtttgtttaattttaGGTTACCATTTTTCGAAAGGCaaaaattaaaacaaaatggAAGACAAAATGGACatttttattaatgataatgGGAACTTGAAACAAAGCCCAACAAAATATTCTTTCATCTTGGGCAGAACGAAAGAATTTTTTATTGGAATAACAATAAAATATTACTTTGAAACATGACCAATTGTAGGAACATCAATGACTATCCAATTTTGGCAGACCATCCTGTGCGTCACGAAGCTTTGTGCATCCTCTTCGGGATTCTTTTCAATGACAACATTTGTTTTAGATTGAGTAGGGTCGATGAATCCTCCACTTCAAAAAGTCTCTTGAATAGGACGGAGAACCGTGTGTTATTGATCAAACTTGGAAGATATAGGTGAGAAGCCAAGGCCTTCACGAAATTTGTTTTCAGGGAGACTCACAACTTATCCCCATCCCCCTACTGAACCATCTTTGACTAACCGTCATGCATCATTGAAGGAACGAATGGAAGCTCCATTCTCTTGTACATTCTTCCCAGTCATAGATAGAGTCTGAAATTAGGTTGCAACCTCATCTTCGGCATCGACGAAAGAAAATGACGATAGGTGACTCACCACTAAAGCTTTTTCTCCACATACCGTGACCACCTTCCCCTTCCTTACAAACTTGAGCCTTTGGTGAAGAGTTGAAGTGACAACCATTGCCTCATGGATCCACGGGCGACCCAACAAACAATTGTAAGAAACATGGATGTCCATCACTTGAAAGGTGACTTGAAAAATATATGGGTCAATGGTAATTGGGAGATCCACCTCGCCGATGACAGTCTTTCTGGAGCCATAAAAAGCTTTAACAATAACCCCACTAGGCCTCATAGGAGCTCCTTGAAAAGTCAATTTAGACAAGGTTGATTTTGGCATGACATTGAGTGAAGAACCTACATCCACCAACACACCGGATAGAGCATCAGTAAggcaattcatggaaatatgcaaAGCCATGTTGTGATTCTTGCCTTCTACTGGGAGTTCTTCATTAGTgaaactcaaattgttgcaggTAGTTATGTTGGCGATGATACTATCAAATTGGTCATTCGTTATGTCATGGTCGACATAAGCTTGCTCAAGGACCTTTTGTAGATCCTCCctatgagcctcagaactcatCAGCAGGGATAAAACATATATCTTGGAAGGggtttgtagaagctgatctacaattTTATATTCGCTCTTCTTGATCAATGTTAAAACCTCATCAAATTCTGAACTGGTATTAGCCCCACTAGACTCTTTCACAACATCAGTTTTATTATTCACAATCGGCGCCTGAACTTGCATTTTCTTCCCAACTGAAGCTTCAACATTTCTTGGGGGTACCGTAGCGAATACACACCTGCTTCTCGTGACCCCGCATACATCAGCAATGTTAACGACGGAAGGCATAGAGAGTAGAGGAACCTCCTTTCCATCTTTGATCATGGTAGCTTGGTACTTGTAGGGTACGACTTTGTCAAATTGGTATGGAGCTGGACCTGGTAAATAGATAACCAAAGGCAAAATCATAGAGTTGCGACTATCGAATGTAATCTCCAAGGGTTCGGGAATGTTGAACTGAGGGATTATAACATTGACATTGTTCTCGAGATTTCTGAGATAGGCAACAATGATAGTTCTTGCGTCTAACAATTTTTAGATATCCCGTCGTACAAGGGGACGTGCGCATGAGTTTATTGAACAAACTTCACATGCGATATAATCATGTGATAGAACAAAAGCAAGCCGAAATAAACTTTTGTGCATCCTAACCAAAGATCCTCTCACGAATCTCACATTGTAGACTTGGTAATTACCCTGACAGCCTTCAACCATATTGATAGGGGCTTCCTCATGTTAGGGTAAAGGATTAGCTTGTACCATGTTGACTTGATTGAAGTTCAGGTCCCTATCAACTCGGATAATCCCATTGTCTATTTCTCTTTACAAATCTTCCCTTACAATACGACAACCATGAAGAGTTGAACGAAAAAGTCTGCAAGTCGCATAGTTGTGTAGTGTCATACGGATGATGTCATACCCCAATATTGACCCTCATTCAATAAATCGATACATTTATCATGACATTCACCTCATatgcatagcataacatgcatttcattATACGTAATGCCTAAAATATTGACCAGAATAAAATTTTGAATTTACAGACATACCGATCGAACCGATCCTCAAATGCACGTAAAATTACCGGGCGAAAATTTTCAAGATTGATCTTGGAAACGTAGTTTAACCTGGCGTACTCGTATTAATTTTTCTACTACTTTTTCGGTCGCATTTCAGTCAATCTGAGTCTTTTAACCGGtcaaattttatttcaaaattggCTCAAACGCTGTATATTTCTGGGGGGTTTATTTCGCGCTGATCATTTTGGTGTAGtcagtttaatttttcgagcattttcGTGCCTAAATTTTATCTTgagttattttatttttatttctttgtcaaaaaattcataataattaattaaatttttttatgttttggttccgatttaattaaattttttttaattaatattatttttatttaatctaatttatttataattatttttatacTAATAACACTCCAAAGGACATTGTTGgtatttaaaaaataaaagaaacCCTAGTAGCACCTGTATATACTAATGTTGTGCAATAAAGAGAAGGAAGCCAATCCACTCTCACCAAGCGGCGTTATCCAACCAACTCACTCTCTCAcaatgttttttttaaattaaagtAGAACAAAAAGAGCTTCTTCATGAAACAAGAGGTGCAGTAACGTCAACCTCACATCAACTTCTTTCATTTTAGTTCATCTTCACTACACCATAAATACTCACTCTTTTCATATATAAAACAACCTTCTCTTTACCAAAATAAATCCAACATACTCCTTCTTCTTTTATTACTTTACCTCCATCTTCATGTGACAGTAAATCACAACACCACCAAACTCACAATGCCATGATATCTCCTTATTTTTCTTCATGTAGTGTCATCACCATCATTATTACTATACACTCCAACTTTCTCTTTACTTTTCTAACAGAAACCAATCATTTCCAAACCAACCATCTCACTATATCACCATGAACATCTCACTTCAACACCATCATAAACTTCACTCTCATACATCAACACAACTACCACTCAAGATAATAACTACACCCATATTTCAATATCCTCTCTCTCACTTAATGTACAGAGaataaaataaaaagttaaaATAATCACAAAGAAAAACCACAACACAACGACACCGCTCCATCACCACCGTGAAGAAACTGCGTAAATCATGTATAAGATTCTTTCGTCATTTCATTAACTCCAGTCGGTACCATCTTCATTCCTTTTCATGATTTGTATGTTTATTTCCATGGTTTCATAACATTCCTTTACTTGATTTCTGGATCTAAGAAGGGCATGGTTTATTTTGTGTTAGATTTTGTTTTGAAAGGGAAGGTTTTCTCACCATGATAAAGAAAGAGTTTCGATGGTTATGTGTATAGGGATGAAGTGATTTTTCTCTATATTATTCCTGTTTAGCTTCGAAGAGAGAGAGGAATGAGAGCATTTTGATTTGTTTCTATTCTTTTTCCTTCTTTACTGTTTTTTTAGATTTGGGTCTAAAAGCCCCTTTGATGTTTTACACTTACGTGTCTATTGCTTACACTCCATTTTAGTGTGCAACCTATTGTAATTAGTGTTTCTATTTTCTTgttgtttattttaattatttaattaatgAGTAATTAAGTTTTATTATTTGAGTAGTTGAttatgatt from Lathyrus oleraceus cultivar Zhongwan6 chromosome 7, CAAS_Psat_ZW6_1.0, whole genome shotgun sequence encodes the following:
- the LOC127102499 gene encoding uncharacterized protein LOC127102499, coding for MYLKAKNYDEPSPSEGPDLESRWGLIFDGDVNAYVNGIGAVISTPQGSYIPFTARLTFTCTDNVAVYEACIMGLEEAIDLRINILDVYKDSTLVINRIKGEWETRQPGLIPYKDYARRLSTFFNQIEFHHIPREEIQIEDALETLSFMIVMNQWNDVPTINVMPFDRPAYVFTAEETLQQGGLQLQRQLWLLLQQQQLEFWLQLPLSFAVLLAWLSLLLPSGLAPQLLWLGAPVI